The Xiphophorus couchianus chromosome 5, X_couchianus-1.0, whole genome shotgun sequence genome includes a region encoding these proteins:
- the lgalsla gene encoding galectin-related protein isoform X2 has protein sequence MNNLILNHIKLPLCCHGNTLCFQEVPFRGHITGGLQPGKKVILVGVVDPSPDRFYIALTCGRGSREPPPNVALELCVRFKDRQILRRACMSGSWGEVEKAVPFFPFIKDQPFKVEIRCEHGRFQAFVDGQQLFSFQHRVLPLSHVDTLWIKGSLKITKLA, from the exons ATGAACAacttaattttaaatcatattaaaTTGCCTctctgttgccatggaaacacttTGTGCTTCCAGGAAGTTCCTTTCAGAGGTCACATCACCGGCGGGCTGCAGCCAGGGAAGAAGGTGATCTTGGTTGGGGTTGTGGATCCGAGTCCTGATCG GTTCTACATTGCTCTGACATGCGGCCGTGGGTCCAGGGAACCGCCACCTAACGTGGCGCTGGAGCTCTGTGTTcgatttaaagacagacagatCCTGCGGAGAGCCTGCATGTCAGGATCCTGGGGCGAAGTGGAGAAAGCGgttccttttttcccttttatcaAGGATCAGCCCTTTAAG GTTGAGATCCGCTGTGAACACGGCAGATTTCAAGCGTTTGTGGATGGACAGCAGCTGTTTAGCTTTCAGCACAGAGTTCTGCCGCTCAGCCACGTCGACACTTTATGGATCAAAGGCAgcttaaaaatcacaaaacttgCCTAA
- the LOC114144271 gene encoding myelin and lymphocyte protein-like, with the protein MASNTAMMGHLPNGVGVCTTIPDILYVPELIFGGLVWILVACTYVVPYNPQGWVMFVSVFCFVMTFIWLVVFACGSHGNSSGWATADFIYHFIATAFYLSASVALAKVTMDLKSDPFTKEYKLDISAVVFSYVATLLYFVHTILSAIRWKSF; encoded by the exons ATGGCTTCCAACACTGCAATGATGGGCCACCTGCCCAACGGCGTGGGGGTTTGCACCACCATTCCGGACATCCTCTACGTGCCTGAATTG ATCTTCGGAGGTCTGGTGTGGATCCTGGTGGCGTGCACGTATGTGGTACCATACAACCCTCAGGGCTGGGTCATGTTTGTCTCAGTCTTCTGCTTCGTCATGACCTTCATCTGGTTGGTGGTGTTCGCCTGCGGTTCCCACGGCAACTCCAGTGGCTGGGCAACTGCA GACTTTATCTATCACTTCATTGCCACTGCCTTCTACCTCAGCGCCTCAGTTGCTCTGGCTAAAGTGACCATGGACTTAAAATCTGATCCCTTCACTAAAGAGTACAAGCTGGATATCTCTGCGGTT gttttctcGTATGTAGCAACTCTGCTCTACTTCGTCCACACAATACTGTCGGCTATTCGATGGAAATCTTTCTAA
- the pgap4 gene encoding post-GPI attachment to proteins factor 4: MRQWKVFFSQHMRWSSALTQALTLSVITFCVVLPLCCHRLLYSYYFFRFTYLNSMSDEVLQKSLERGQDALHFWQSGSPMESARFSDVAQNPELLVTVVTARRNEGRDFHYLLQVMQQLSRIAGGCGGQRCAEVLLCDVESGPEENQDAKLLEGHFKVIRRSSQEQQANRESPNTFEREKRDYVFCLRQGWELVKPKNMILLEDDALPGEDFFRVVKDLLSRRFALHTLYIKLYHPERLQRYWNPEPYRILEWVGLGLVGATALLLSIPYCNPGSLSFTLSANHLVFFTLYFMVTAELIGRHYLLEVRRISPQLYAVSPATECCTPAMLFPGNASLRVADFLDGSFCYKGNAKDTVLYRKARTTPGERAHSVEPNLVTHIGAYSSVRPNPLRPKLL; the protein is encoded by the coding sequence ATGCGTCAATGGAAGGTTTTCTTCAGTCAGCACATGCGATGGTCCAGCGCTTTGACTCAAGCCCTCACCCTGTCCGTCATCACGTTCTGCGTCGTCCTGCCTCTGTGCTGCCACCGCCTGCTCTACTCCTACTACTTCTTCAGGTTCACGTACCTGAACTCCATGAGCGATGAGGTCCTACAGAAGAGCCTTGAGCGAGGCCAGGATGCTCTGCACTTCTGGCAGAGCGGCTCTCCAATGGAGTCGGCCAGATTCAGCGACGTCGCCCAGAATCCGGAGCTGCTGGTGACCGTGGTGACGGCCAGGCGCAACGAGGGACGGGACTTCCACTACCTGCTCCAGGTGATGCAGCAGCTGAGCAGAATCGCGGGAGGCTGTGGGGGTCAGCGATGCGCCGAGGTGCTGCTTTGTGACGTGGAGAGCGGCCCCGAGGAAAACCAGGACGCAAAGCTGCTGGAGGGTCATTTCAAGGTCATACGGCGTTCATCTCAAGAGCAGCAGGCCAACAGGGAGTCGCCCAACACCTTCGAGAGGGAGAAGAGGGATTACGTGTTCTGTCTCCGCCAGGGATGGGAGCTGGTCAAGCCCAAGAACATGATTCTCTTGGAGGACGACGCTCTGCCTGGAGAGGACTTCTTCAGAGTGGTTAAGGATCTGCTTTCTCGCCGGTTCGCCCTCCACACGCTCTACATCAAGCTGTATCACCCTGAAAGGCTGCAGCGCTACTGGAACCCTGAGCCGTACCGCATCCTGGAGTGGGTGGGGCTCGGTTTGGTGGGGGCAACCGCGCTCCTCCTGTCAATCCCTTACTGTAACCCCGGCTCCCTCTCCTTCACTCTGTCAGCCAACCACCTCGTCTTCTTCACCCTCTACTTTATGGTGACCGCCGAGCTGATAGGTAGGCACTACCTCTTGGAGGTGCGGAGAATCTCCCCGCAGCTCTACGCCGTCTCCCCGGCAACCGAGTGCTGCACCCCGGCCATGCTTTTCCCCGGCAACGCCTCACTAAGGGTGGCGGACTTCCTGGATGGCTCGTTTTGCTATAAAGGGAACGCCAAGGATACGGTTCTTTACCGCAAGGCCAGGACCACTCCCGGAGAAAGAGCGCACAGCGTGGAACCCAACCTCGTCACGCACATCGGGGCCTATTCCTCAGTCAGGCCCAACCCATTGAGGCCCAAACTGCTCTAA